Genomic DNA from Haloarcula marina:
CCGAAACTCGCCGTCGAGGACCTGGACGTGTGGTACGGCGACGACCACGCGCTGAAGGGCGTCTCGATGGACATCCCCGAGAACTCCGTGACGGCGCTCATCGGTCCCTCGGGGTGTGGGAAGTCGACGTTCCTGCGGTGTCTCAACCGCATGAACGACCGCATCAAGGCCGCCCGCGTCGACGGGTCGGTCGAACTCGAGGGGACCGAAATCTACGACCCCAACGCCAACCTCGTCGAACTGCGCAAGCGCATCGGGATGGTGTTTCAGTCCCCGAACCCCTTCCCCAAGTCCATCCGGGAGAACATCTCCTACGGCCCGCGCAAGCACGGGGACATCGAGAAGGGACTGCTCGCGCGCCTGTTCGGCCGCGACGACACCGAGGCCGAGTACGACCTCGTCGAGCGCTCGCTGAAGCAGGCGGCGCTCTGGGACGAGGTCAGCGACCGACTCGACGACAACGCCTTGGGCCTCTCGGGGGGACAACAGCAGCGACTCTGTATCGCCCGCTGTCTCGCCGTCGACCCGGAAGTCATCCTGATGGACGAACCGGCCTCGGCGTTAGACCCCATCGCCACTTCGAAGATAGAGGACCTCGTCGAGGAACTCTCGAAGGAGTACACCGTCGTCATCGTCACCCACAACATGCAGCAGGCGGCCCGTATCTCCGACCAGACGGCCGTCTTCCTCACCGGCGGCGAACTCGTCGAGTACGACGACACGGACAAGATATTCGAGAACCCGGAGAGCCAGCGCGTCGAGGACTACATCACCGGCAAGTTCGGATGAGGTCGCCGCATCGCCGCCCGCGCAACCTCTGCGCGGGCGTGACCGACACGACATCCCTGACTATGGAAACACGCAAGATACAGCAGGTCGGTGGCGGCACCTACACCGTCTCGCTCCCGAAACAGTGGGCGGAAGCGGCCGACATCGATACCGGGTCGGTCGTCAGCCTCCACACGCACATCGACGGCCTCCTCGTCGTGCAGGCACAGGAACGCGACCGGGACGGGACCGACGCCCTCTCGGTCGAGGTCCCACACACCGACGCGACGTGTCTCGAACGCGCCCTCCGCGCGGCGTACGCCGCGGGCATCGAGGAACTCGAATTCGACGCGCCGGATGGCTTCACCGACGACCAGCGCCGCGCCGTCGAACGGGTCGCCCGCAACCTCACCGGCGTCACCGTCACCGAGACGACGCCGACGACTATCCACGTGCGGACGCTCTTGGACGCCAGCGAGGTGTCCATCCGCCAGTCGGTCCGGCAACTCCAGTTCGTCGCGCTCTCGATGCACCGGGACGCGACGGCCGCCCTGACGGGGCCGACGACGGTGGACGACCCCGCCGACCGGGACGACCAAGCCGACCGCCTGTACGCGATGGTGGACCGCTACTTCGAGCGCGGCCTCGCCCGCTTGGACGAGATGGATGCGCTGGGGCTGACCCGCTCGGAACTGTTCGTCTGCTGGGTCACGGCCCGCGAACTCGAACGCGTCGCCGACCACGCCGAGCGCATCGCGACCACCGCGGCGGCCATCGACGCCCCCCTCGACGACGAGTGCACCGCGGAGCTAGCGACGCTCGCCGACACCGCTCGCGACATCGTCGAGGACGCGGTCCGGGTGGTCGTCGGCGACGCCGACGTGGGGACGGCCCGCGAGGCCCTGCACACCCGCGACTCGCTCCGTGCCGACATCGAGGCGCTTGACCGCCACCTCTTCGAGGACGGAACCGAGTACCGCCTGACCCACGCCCTCGACAGCGTCGGCCGCACCGCCGAACACGGCGGCAACATCGCCGAACTGGCGCTCAGGACCGCGGTTCGAGACGACGGACTCACCGCGCCCGCCGCCGACCTGCCCGAGAGCCAACTGGCCGAGTGACTCGCCGCCACGCGCCGCGACCCTTCCGCTCGGGCCGCCGAAACAGCCGACTTATCTGCCTGCTTCCCCGTAGCCCTCCCAATGACCGTTCACCACGAGGGACTGACCGTCGATTGGCTGGGGTACGCCACCATCCGCATCGCGGGCGACGACGCAGTCGTCTACACGGACCCGGGCCGCTACGGCGTCCTGACCGGTGAATGGGAACCCCACACCGAGGGCATCGGCCACCCGCCGTCGACTGACTACCGCGCCGAAGACGCCGACGTGGTCTGCGTGACCCACGTCCACCACTACGACCCCGACGGCATCGACCGGGTCGCCAACGAAGACACGACGGTAATTGCTTACGAAGGCATCGACGGTCGCGACGTGGAACGGGACTTAGACCCCATCATGGACCTGCCCTACGAGGTCCGGCAGGTCGGACAGAAAGACCACCTGACCGTCGGCGACGTGGCGGTCTGGTCCTCGCCCGCCTACAACGAACCCGACGGGCCGCACACCCTTCCGGACGGAACGCCGTATCACCCCGAGGGATTCGGCTGTGGGTTCATGGTCGAAGTCGACGGCACGCGGGCGTACTACCCCGGCGACAGCGACGTGCTCCCGGGCCACCGAACCCTCGAGACCTCCCTGTTGTGTCCGCCAATCGGCCCGCGGGCGACGATGGACCGGCACGAGGCCGCCGCCCTCGCCGCCCGCATCGAACCCCGACTGGTGATGCCGGTCCACTACAACACCTTCTCGAACCTCGAAGCCGACTCGCGGGCGTTCGCCGCCGACGTGGCCGAGGCGGGCGTCCCCGTCGTCTTGGACGAGCGCTGACGCGGCAAGACTACGGTCCTCCGGCGTCCATCGCCACCGTGCCCTACGCAGACCTCTCGCACCCGATACGCTCGGGGATGCCCGTCTTCCCCGGTGACCCGCCGGTGTCGCTCGCGCCCCACGCCACCGCCGACGCCGA
This window encodes:
- a CDS encoding MBL fold metallo-hydrolase, whose product is MTVHHEGLTVDWLGYATIRIAGDDAVVYTDPGRYGVLTGEWEPHTEGIGHPPSTDYRAEDADVVCVTHVHHYDPDGIDRVANEDTTVIAYEGIDGRDVERDLDPIMDLPYEVRQVGQKDHLTVGDVAVWSSPAYNEPDGPHTLPDGTPYHPEGFGCGFMVEVDGTRAYYPGDSDVLPGHRTLETSLLCPPIGPRATMDRHEAAALAARIEPRLVMPVHYNTFSNLEADSRAFAADVAEAGVPVVLDER
- the pstB gene encoding phosphate ABC transporter ATP-binding protein PstB codes for the protein METGTEPVAEPQSSEGAGVTTAGESEERVREAWTDYEFDGTPKLAVEDLDVWYGDDHALKGVSMDIPENSVTALIGPSGCGKSTFLRCLNRMNDRIKAARVDGSVELEGTEIYDPNANLVELRKRIGMVFQSPNPFPKSIRENISYGPRKHGDIEKGLLARLFGRDDTEAEYDLVERSLKQAALWDEVSDRLDDNALGLSGGQQQRLCIARCLAVDPEVILMDEPASALDPIATSKIEDLVEELSKEYTVVIVTHNMQQAARISDQTAVFLTGGELVEYDDTDKIFENPESQRVEDYITGKFG
- a CDS encoding phosphate signaling complex PhoU family protein, with the translated sequence METRKIQQVGGGTYTVSLPKQWAEAADIDTGSVVSLHTHIDGLLVVQAQERDRDGTDALSVEVPHTDATCLERALRAAYAAGIEELEFDAPDGFTDDQRRAVERVARNLTGVTVTETTPTTIHVRTLLDASEVSIRQSVRQLQFVALSMHRDATAALTGPTTVDDPADRDDQADRLYAMVDRYFERGLARLDEMDALGLTRSELFVCWVTARELERVADHAERIATTAAAIDAPLDDECTAELATLADTARDIVEDAVRVVVGDADVGTAREALHTRDSLRADIEALDRHLFEDGTEYRLTHALDSVGRTAEHGGNIAELALRTAVRDDGLTAPAADLPESQLAE